The following are from one region of the Mycetohabitans rhizoxinica HKI 454 genome:
- a CDS encoding SurA N-terminal domain-containing protein, which translates to MLDFFRNHKRLMMFLLVILIAPGLGFVGVQGFRNFFDDSADVASVAGRKITRAEYEGAMREQLDRARQVLGANFDAKAIDTPEMRRAILDSLVQQRVLAKATEDLHLSASDQAVLRAEQSIPAIAALRKPDGTYDVDQYKQLLAMQGMTPELFDERVRYQLASRQLPDGIQASAFAPKSLAQQLASLSEQSREVQGLMLRATDYADKVQPSDVQLKQYYDAHHDAFAMPERASVEYLMLSADALAQRAQPSEAELKKYYDDHAAKFKTPGEVRASHILIAVAASASQAERDKARQKAESILAQVTAHPEQFAKLAQQNSDDPGSKNKGGDLGFFGPGMMVKPFSDAAFKLKKDQISSIVQSDFGYHIIKVTDIKPEQTKPFDEVKATIATELKAEQATKAYVEQAEAFTNMVYEQSDSLKPAADKFKLTIQTATLMREGNPALPLTRPLNNPKLLAAVFADDSVKSKHNTPAIDVGNNTLVSARVVDYKPASVQPYDTVAAQVRQKVVAQLSADKARQQGEAKLAEVQKSESTAGFSAVTKVTRADTRGVPPQAVAAIFKVDPQKLPAYVGVDLGDAGYAIYRVNAVDMPSSIDAQRLSGAQLQIGQVLGDAEWASYVDALRARSRVKLYGTPAAASQ; encoded by the coding sequence ATGCTCGACTTCTTTCGTAACCACAAGCGCCTGATGATGTTCCTGTTGGTGATTCTCATCGCACCAGGGCTCGGCTTCGTCGGCGTTCAGGGCTTTCGCAACTTCTTTGATGACAGCGCGGACGTCGCGAGTGTCGCCGGCCGCAAGATCACCCGGGCCGAATACGAGGGTGCAATGCGCGAGCAGCTCGATCGCGCGCGCCAGGTGTTGGGCGCAAACTTCGATGCAAAGGCAATTGATACGCCAGAAATGCGTCGTGCGATCCTCGATAGCCTGGTGCAGCAGCGTGTGCTGGCCAAGGCAACCGAGGACCTGCATCTGAGCGCGTCTGACCAAGCAGTGCTGCGTGCGGAGCAAAGCATCCCGGCGATCGCCGCGTTGCGCAAGCCCGACGGCACGTATGACGTGGACCAATACAAGCAATTGTTGGCGATGCAAGGCATGACGCCGGAATTGTTCGACGAGCGTGTACGCTACCAATTGGCGAGCCGCCAGTTGCCGGACGGCATCCAAGCAAGCGCGTTTGCGCCCAAGTCCCTCGCGCAGCAGCTGGCGAGCCTGTCGGAACAGAGCCGTGAAGTGCAGGGCCTGATGCTGCGTGCGACCGACTATGCGGACAAGGTACAACCGAGCGATGTACAGCTTAAGCAATACTACGATGCGCACCATGACGCGTTCGCGATGCCGGAGCGCGCGAGCGTTGAGTACCTGATGCTGTCGGCCGATGCACTCGCGCAGCGCGCGCAGCCGAGCGAGGCGGAACTGAAGAAGTACTACGACGACCACGCAGCAAAGTTCAAGACGCCCGGCGAAGTGCGCGCCAGCCACATCCTGATCGCGGTTGCCGCCAGCGCGAGCCAGGCGGAGCGCGACAAGGCTCGGCAGAAGGCCGAGTCGATTCTCGCTCAGGTCACCGCGCATCCGGAGCAGTTTGCCAAGCTGGCGCAACAGAATTCGGACGACCCCGGTTCCAAGAACAAGGGCGGCGACCTCGGCTTCTTTGGGCCGGGCATGATGGTCAAGCCGTTCTCCGACGCCGCCTTCAAGCTGAAAAAGGACCAGATCAGCAGCATCGTGCAAAGCGATTTCGGCTATCACATCATCAAGGTGACGGATATCAAGCCGGAACAGACCAAGCCGTTTGACGAGGTCAAGGCGACGATCGCGACCGAGTTGAAGGCCGAGCAGGCCACCAAGGCCTATGTGGAACAAGCCGAGGCGTTCACGAACATGGTCTACGAGCAGTCCGATAGCTTGAAGCCGGCCGCAGACAAGTTCAAGTTGACAATCCAGACCGCGACATTGATGCGGGAAGGCAATCCAGCATTGCCACTGACGCGCCCACTAAACAATCCGAAGCTGCTTGCCGCCGTGTTTGCTGACGACTCCGTCAAGAGCAAGCACAACACACCGGCGATCGATGTCGGCAACAATACGCTCGTATCGGCGCGCGTGGTGGACTACAAGCCGGCCTCCGTTCAACCGTACGACACGGTCGCAGCGCAAGTGCGGCAAAAGGTAGTCGCGCAGCTGTCGGCGGATAAAGCTCGTCAGCAAGGCGAAGCGAAACTAGCTGAAGTCCAGAAATCGGAGTCCACGGCTGGATTTTCGGCCGTCACCAAAGTGACGCGGGCCGATACGCGAGGGGTGCCGCCGCAAGCGGTTGCCGCGATATTCAAAGTCGATCCGCAAAAGCTACCTGCTTACGTCGGCGTTGATCTGGGTGATGCCGGCTATGCGATCTACCGTGTGAACGCGGTGGATATGCCGTCGAGCATCGACGCGCAACGCTTAAGCGGCGCGCAACTGCAAATCGGCCAAGTGCTCGGCGACGCTGAATGGGCCAGCTATGTCGATGCATTGCGCGCCCGCTCGCGGGTGAAGCTGTACGGTACGCCGGCCGCGGCGAGCCAGTGA
- a CDS encoding MFS transporter, with protein MSEVSAGTTIDASSSALYARAKGNVARLTIAQALAGANSTVIYATGAIVGNTLAPSHALATLPISVFVVGMAASSLPAGAIAQRWGRRAAFMIGAGCGVLAGLLAAWAVMLGSFWLFCVATFFGGAYAAVVLSFRFAAADCVPHDQRSRALSFVMAGGVFAGVIGPQLVTGTMSLWTPYPFAATFLAQAGVGVLSAFLLQGVRLPRPTMTEVAGGRPITTIVRQPQFVTAVICAVVSYLLMNFLMTAAPLAMQMCGLSQASSNLGVQWHVIAMYAPGFFTGTLIVRFGAGRVVTAGLALIALSAATGLLGVEVAHFWLTLILLGVGWNFGFVGASALVLECHRPEEKVRVQSLNDFIVFGTMAFGSFLSGGLLTAYGWHTVLWLSFVPLALAALVLAGFTAASRRGTLV; from the coding sequence ATGTCAGAAGTCAGTGCCGGCACCACGATTGACGCGTCCTCGTCGGCTCTTTACGCGCGCGCAAAGGGCAATGTCGCCAGGCTCACCATCGCGCAAGCACTCGCCGGCGCGAACTCGACCGTCATATATGCGACGGGGGCGATCGTCGGAAACACGCTCGCGCCCAGTCATGCTCTGGCGACCCTGCCGATCTCGGTCTTTGTCGTCGGGATGGCCGCATCATCGTTGCCAGCCGGGGCGATCGCCCAGCGCTGGGGCCGCCGTGCCGCTTTCATGATTGGCGCCGGATGCGGCGTACTTGCTGGCCTGCTTGCGGCTTGGGCTGTCATGTTGGGCTCATTCTGGCTATTTTGCGTCGCGACGTTTTTCGGCGGCGCTTATGCGGCCGTGGTGCTTTCCTTCCGCTTCGCCGCCGCAGATTGCGTGCCGCACGATCAGCGCTCACGTGCACTATCGTTCGTCATGGCAGGTGGGGTTTTTGCCGGGGTCATCGGTCCTCAGCTCGTTACCGGGACCATGAGCCTGTGGACACCGTATCCATTCGCGGCGACCTTTCTGGCGCAAGCGGGGGTGGGCGTGTTGTCTGCATTCCTCCTGCAAGGGGTCCGTCTTCCGAGGCCGACCATGACAGAGGTTGCCGGCGGCCGCCCGATCACCACCATCGTGCGCCAGCCCCAGTTCGTTACCGCGGTGATCTGTGCGGTCGTCTCCTATTTGTTAATGAACTTTCTCATGACAGCCGCTCCTTTGGCGATGCAAATGTGCGGCCTATCACAGGCGTCGTCCAATCTTGGTGTTCAATGGCATGTGATCGCGATGTACGCACCAGGCTTCTTCACGGGCACCCTGATTGTGCGGTTCGGTGCAGGGCGGGTCGTCACGGCGGGGCTGGCGCTCATCGCGCTTTCAGCCGCGACAGGCTTGCTCGGTGTTGAGGTGGCGCATTTCTGGCTCACGCTTATTCTGCTCGGCGTCGGGTGGAACTTCGGCTTTGTGGGCGCATCAGCCCTCGTGCTCGAATGCCATCGGCCGGAAGAGAAGGTGCGAGTGCAGTCGCTTAATGACTTTATCGTGTTCGGAACGATGGCCTTCGGGTCCTTCTTGTCAGGCGGCCTGCTGACGGCCTACGGATGGCACACGGTACTCTGGCTGTCGTTTGTCCCACTCGCACTGGCAGCGCTTGTGCTGGCTGGTTTTACGGCGGCGAGTAGGCGCGGCACGCTGGTTTGA
- a CDS encoding DUF29 domain-containing protein, producing MGTKYEQDVVAWANEQAALLRAGQFSALDIEHIAEEIEDVGKSEQRELANRMAVLLAHLLKWQYQSGRRGSSWQRTIKEQRRALDAALNDTPSLKNSLSNQNWIARTWADAVSKAVEETGLDVFPDACPWSMDQVLSVSFYPD from the coding sequence ATGGGAACCAAGTACGAACAGGACGTGGTGGCGTGGGCCAACGAACAGGCCGCACTGCTGCGCGCCGGTCAGTTCTCGGCTCTGGACATCGAGCACATCGCGGAGGAGATCGAGGACGTGGGCAAGAGCGAACAACGTGAATTGGCGAACCGGATGGCTGTGCTTCTGGCTCACCTGCTCAAGTGGCAGTACCAGTCGGGCCGACGGGGTTCAAGCTGGCAACGCACGATCAAGGAGCAACGGCGGGCATTGGACGCCGCGCTAAACGATACGCCTAGCCTTAAAAACTCTTTGTCCAATCAGAACTGGATTGCCCGGACTTGGGCTGATGCAGTTTCCAAGGCCGTTGAGGAGACCGGCTTGGATGTGTTCCCCGACGCCTGCCCGTGGTCGATGGATCAGGTGCTGTCCGTGTCGTTCTACCCTGATTAA